The following proteins are co-located in the Legionella busanensis genome:
- a CDS encoding aminotransferase class I/II-fold pyridoxal phosphate-dependent enzyme has translation MITQLLKQHKLLLQQQGLYRKRLVLDTLKKDILNFSSNDYLSLRDNRDIKQAYKKGVNLYPVGSGAAMSVCGYHKIHRELENTFARHLKADGGLLFSSGYAANLGIVRLLARIKCHLLIDKAVHASVYDGIKLTAINYKRVLHNNYDDLKGKIDNTIATSVFMTEGIFSMSGQQADLKTIANICATKKVPFIVDEAHSFGVIGPCGLGAVTYYQLNQHQVPLRLITFSKSLGGQGAIVVGQGEWIETLFQCARSNIYSTAISPALSYGVLESLPILMSLDHERKKLAELIAYFNLCVKDSPLQWRQSNTPIQQLQLGCPRRALFYALQLKQQGIICQAIRQPTVCRLTTGLRIVLNSRHEQSDIDKLFNRLHQIGYLKH, from the coding sequence ATGATTACTCAATTATTAAAGCAACATAAACTTCTTTTACAACAGCAAGGTTTATATAGAAAGCGACTTGTTTTAGACACCTTAAAAAAAGATATACTTAATTTTAGCTCTAATGATTACTTATCACTAAGAGATAATAGAGATATTAAACAAGCTTATAAAAAAGGAGTTAACTTATATCCTGTCGGTAGCGGAGCTGCTATGTCTGTTTGCGGTTACCACAAAATACATCGTGAACTTGAAAATACATTTGCCCGTCATTTAAAAGCGGATGGTGGTTTGTTATTTAGCTCGGGGTATGCTGCTAATTTGGGTATCGTTCGGTTACTTGCCCGTATAAAATGTCACTTATTAATTGATAAAGCAGTTCATGCGTCTGTTTATGATGGTATTAAATTAACAGCAATAAATTATAAGCGGGTTTTACATAATAATTATGATGATTTAAAAGGAAAAATAGATAATACAATTGCTACTTCTGTCTTTATGACAGAAGGTATATTTAGTATGAGTGGCCAACAAGCAGATTTAAAAACCATTGCCAACATTTGCGCAACAAAAAAAGTACCTTTTATTGTTGATGAAGCGCATTCATTTGGTGTAATAGGTCCGTGTGGGCTAGGTGCTGTAACTTATTATCAATTGAATCAACACCAAGTTCCCTTGCGCTTAATCACTTTTAGTAAGTCTTTGGGTGGGCAGGGCGCTATTGTAGTTGGGCAAGGTGAATGGATAGAAACGTTGTTTCAGTGTGCACGCTCTAATATTTATTCAACAGCAATAAGTCCTGCCTTAAGTTATGGGGTATTAGAGAGTCTACCTATCTTGATGTCCCTTGATCATGAACGTAAAAAATTAGCGGAGTTGATTGCTTATTTTAACCTGTGTGTAAAGGATTCTCCTTTGCAATGGCGCCAATCAAACACACCTATTCAGCAATTGCAATTAGGTTGCCCGCGTCGAGCGCTCTTTTATGCTTTACAATTAAAACAGCAAGGCATAATTTGTCAAGCAATACGCCAGCCTACTGTATGTCGACTTACAACAGGACTGCGAATAGTTTTAAATTCACGCCACGAACAAAGTGATATAGATAAATTATTTAACAGGTTGCATCAAATTGGGTATCTTAAACATTAA
- a CDS encoding alpha/beta fold hydrolase, translating to MGILNINKIGQGSKALVLLHGWGFDQRIWHALLPQLSKNFTCYLIDLPGFGQSNLMHWDEFKTQLLNYLPQQFAILGWSLGGLFATKFTIEAPQRITHLVNVTSSPFFVKDIEWPGIERQTLERFFINLSCDPKKTTMEFIALQLKNFPLKNLNFKLSEFSSSEEALTNGLFILANWDLRADLTKLKIQTCYMFGRLDAIVSRQLALRMQELYPYFNYILFQKAAHMPFITHPEEFIYELESFLL from the coding sequence TTGGGTATCTTAAACATTAACAAAATTGGCCAGGGTAGCAAAGCGCTAGTTTTATTGCATGGCTGGGGTTTTGATCAAAGAATTTGGCATGCGCTACTGCCCCAACTTAGTAAAAATTTTACTTGCTATCTTATTGATTTACCCGGTTTTGGACAGAGTAACTTGATGCATTGGGATGAATTTAAAACACAACTTTTAAATTATTTACCCCAACAGTTTGCTATTTTAGGCTGGTCTTTAGGTGGGCTTTTTGCCACCAAGTTTACAATAGAAGCTCCCCAACGTATAACTCATTTAGTAAACGTTACATCGTCACCTTTTTTTGTTAAAGACATAGAGTGGCCGGGGATAGAACGGCAAACGTTAGAACGTTTCTTTATTAATCTAAGTTGTGATCCAAAAAAAACTACGATGGAATTTATTGCTTTACAATTAAAAAATTTTCCACTAAAAAATCTAAATTTTAAGCTAAGTGAGTTTTCTTCGTCTGAAGAAGCTCTTACAAATGGGTTATTTATTCTTGCTAATTGGGATTTACGTGCTGATTTAACTAAATTAAAAATACAGACTTGTTATATGTTTGGCCGTTTAGATGCTATTGTTTCGCGGCAATTAGCATTACGAATGCAGGAGCTATATCCCTATTTTAATTATATTTTATTTCAGAAAGCTGCACACATGCCATTTATTACCCATCCAGAAGAATTTATTTATGAGCTAGAGAGTTTCTTATTATGA
- the bioD gene encoding dethiobiotin synthase, producing MKHFFITGTDTDCGKTYVVCRLLAYYNQNFKAQALKPVASGCEKVNGHLISQDVERLQAYNNDSSLCINRWLFEPPVSPHLAALMANNEFDINEVAQFCQQKEYSHFDYLLIEGAGGLLVPLNTHQTWLDFLKLTGIPVILVVGMRLGCINHALLTDAVLKMNEIPSFGWIANCLDKEMLLLEENISTLKAKMHMPFIGRVPYNLTGGEDIEFANHILLNNLK from the coding sequence ATGAAACATTTTTTTATTACAGGTACTGATACTGATTGCGGTAAAACTTATGTAGTATGTAGATTATTAGCTTATTATAATCAAAATTTTAAAGCACAAGCCTTAAAGCCTGTGGCTAGTGGATGTGAAAAAGTAAATGGGCATTTAATAAGTCAGGATGTAGAAAGATTGCAAGCTTATAACAATGATTCCTCGCTTTGCATTAATCGTTGGTTATTTGAGCCTCCTGTTTCTCCTCACCTTGCAGCACTTATGGCAAATAATGAGTTTGATATTAATGAAGTTGCTCAATTTTGCCAGCAAAAAGAGTATAGTCATTTTGACTATTTGCTTATAGAAGGGGCTGGCGGGTTGCTTGTTCCGCTAAATACACATCAAACTTGGCTTGATTTTTTAAAATTAACGGGCATACCAGTTATTCTAGTTGTGGGTATGCGTTTAGGTTGTATCAATCATGCTTTATTAACGGATGCAGTACTTAAAATGAATGAAATCCCCTCTTTTGGTTGGATTGCAAATTGTTTAGATAAAGAAATGCTACTTCTTGAAGAAAATATTAGTACTTTAAAAGCTAAAATGCATATGCCTTTTATTGGTAGGGTTCCATATAATTTAACAGGCGGTGAGGATATAGAGTTTGCTAATCATATCTTATTAAATAATCTTAAATAG
- a CDS encoding FmdB family zinc ribbon protein — protein MPIYEYECSNCHHKFDLIQKIHDAPATQCPQCFQDTAVRLVSAAGFQLKGNGWYVTDFKNKGTQPVQANKDKDKSATGDKKPEVKTDSSSKGEKD, from the coding sequence ATGCCAATTTATGAGTATGAGTGTTCAAATTGCCATCACAAATTCGATTTGATACAAAAAATACATGATGCACCTGCAACACAATGCCCGCAATGTTTTCAGGATACAGCCGTTCGACTTGTTTCAGCTGCTGGCTTTCAATTAAAGGGTAATGGTTGGTATGTCACAGATTTTAAAAATAAAGGTACGCAACCAGTTCAGGCTAATAAAGACAAAGATAAAAGTGCAACTGGTGACAAAAAACCTGAAGTAAAAACAGATTCAAGTTCAAAAGGTGAAAAAGATTGA
- a CDS encoding DUF502 domain-containing protein, producing the protein MKSKSFRSFLFAGLIIWLPILVTFVVLRFIIDILDSTIALLPSAYQPEQLIGMRVPGLGVVLSLLLLIITGIVATNILGQRIMGWGEAILARIPLVRTIYNTSKQIIQAVFATNSQAFRKVMLVQYPRKGIWSLAFQTGMANAEIISHTGDEMVSLFIPTTPNPTSGFLILVPKRDVIELAMTIDEALTFIISLGVMPSPDSKAPVTYTY; encoded by the coding sequence TTGAAATCTAAATCATTTCGTAGCTTTTTATTTGCCGGGTTAATAATTTGGCTGCCCATTTTAGTTACCTTTGTTGTTTTAAGATTTATTATTGATATCTTAGATTCAACAATAGCGCTGTTACCTAGTGCTTATCAACCAGAGCAACTAATTGGCATGCGTGTGCCAGGTTTAGGCGTTGTACTTTCATTATTGTTGTTAATTATAACTGGTATTGTTGCAACTAATATTCTTGGCCAGCGAATAATGGGCTGGGGGGAAGCTATACTTGCACGTATTCCTTTAGTTCGCACAATTTATAATACTTCAAAACAAATTATTCAGGCGGTTTTTGCAACCAACAGCCAAGCATTTCGAAAAGTCATGTTAGTTCAATACCCTCGCAAGGGGATATGGTCTTTAGCATTTCAAACGGGCATGGCTAATGCTGAGATTATTTCTCATACGGGTGATGAAATGGTAAGTTTATTTATACCTACAACACCGAATCCCACTTCAGGTTTTCTGATTTTAGTGCCAAAACGCGACGTTATTGAGTTAGCTATGACAATTGATGAGGCATTAACATTTATTATTTCTTTAGGTGTTATGCCATCGCCAGATAGTAAAGCGCCCGTTACTTATACTTATTAA